In the genome of Armatimonadota bacterium, one region contains:
- a CDS encoding competence/damage-inducible protein A, with translation MTAEIISVGTEILLGQIVDTNAAFLAQTLAGLGIGVYQKVVVGDNPQRLGDAIRSAFTRADIVILGGGLGPTKDDLTKETVAQVLGVRLVNDPIAEERLRSFFAMRHIRLPETNLKQALVFEGGTVFQNENGTAPGVAMTSAGKTVACLPGPPHELKPMVVDSLVPYLRGILGPGHPVLVSRTIKLSGIGESIAAERVNDLLDGENPTVAPYAKMGEVHLRITARALSPEAAAALIDPVDREIASRLGEFIVGRDDETLESTVLKRLLTLGWTLAGAESCTGGGIAERLTAIPGASAVFQGCAVTYSNQAKRDLLGVGEATLAEHGAVSREVALEMAAGARRVYHADAAYSVTGIAGPDGGTPEKPVGTVWVAVEMPNGAVARDHLFRGGREAIRRFTSQAALNLLREELNKA, from the coding sequence GTGACCGCGGAAATCATCAGCGTAGGGACCGAGATTTTGCTAGGGCAAATTGTGGATACGAACGCCGCGTTTCTGGCGCAGACCCTCGCCGGACTGGGCATCGGGGTGTACCAGAAGGTTGTCGTGGGCGATAACCCGCAGCGCCTGGGCGACGCCATCCGGTCCGCGTTCACGCGCGCGGACATCGTGATTCTAGGCGGGGGGTTAGGCCCCACGAAGGACGATCTCACCAAGGAAACGGTGGCGCAGGTTCTGGGCGTGCGATTGGTGAACGATCCCATAGCGGAAGAGCGACTGCGTTCCTTCTTCGCCATGAGGCACATCCGCCTGCCCGAAACCAACCTCAAACAGGCGCTCGTATTCGAAGGCGGGACCGTCTTCCAGAACGAGAACGGCACCGCGCCCGGCGTGGCCATGACCTCCGCCGGCAAGACGGTCGCCTGTCTTCCCGGCCCTCCCCATGAGTTGAAGCCGATGGTCGTGGATTCCCTGGTTCCGTACCTCCGCGGCATTCTGGGGCCTGGCCACCCGGTCCTCGTCTCACGCACCATCAAGCTGTCCGGCATCGGGGAGTCGATCGCGGCCGAACGCGTCAATGATCTGTTGGACGGCGAAAACCCGACGGTGGCGCCATACGCCAAGATGGGCGAGGTGCACCTGCGGATCACCGCCCGGGCGCTGTCTCCGGAGGCGGCCGCCGCGCTGATCGACCCCGTGGACCGGGAGATTGCGTCCCGCCTCGGGGAGTTCATCGTCGGCCGCGACGACGAGACGCTGGAGAGCACCGTCCTCAAACGGCTCCTTACGCTGGGCTGGACGCTCGCCGGCGCGGAGTCGTGCACGGGGGGCGGCATCGCCGAGCGCCTAACCGCGATTCCCGGCGCCAGCGCCGTGTTCCAGGGATGCGCCGTGACGTACAGCAATCAGGCGAAGAGGGACCTCCTCGGGGTGGGGGAGGCCACGCTCGCGGAGCACGGGGCCGTAAGCCGCGAAGTTGCCCTCGAAATGGCGGCAGGAGCGCGGCGTGTCTACCACGCCGATGCCGCCTACTCTGTGACCGGAATCGCCGGGCCGGACGGCGGCACCCCGGAGAAGCCGGTCGGCACGGTGTGGGTCGCCGTTGAGATGCCGAACGGAGCAGTGGCGCGCGATCACCTTTTCCGCGGCGGCCGCGAGGCCATCCGCCGCTTCACGTCCCAGGCCGCGCTGAACCTGCTGCGCGAGGAACTGAACAAAGCGTAG